The genomic interval GATGGGATATTCCAAAGCTACGGTCTTAGACATTGGATTGCCTTCTATAATGCAtagattaattatttaataatcagCTGAATAACGCCCGCTATGTAACACAGATGTCAAATCACAATGAAAGAGTATATTCAGTTAATTCATAATGGATTAcactgaaaaatgaataaaagcataaaatgtCATCCTGAAtatattaaaagttaaataacatttatttgctTTACATACTTTGATTTAATTCACTGATTTACCTATTgattttatagttattattttcaaatCTTACTGTTACCAGAATTACCCGGATACTATCTCACGAAACTGTGGAACATCTACTGCTGACCAGTTCAAGGAGGGAGAATTTAAAAAAGGAGCAGGTTAAGTAATAAATTCCGAGGGAGAATTTCAAAAATGAGTATGCTAACTAATAAATTCTGGTggagaatttaagaaaaaaggaGCATGCTAACTAATAAATTCCTAgggaaaatttttgaaaaaaggaaCATGTTAACTGATTATTTCTGAGGGAGAATTATAAAAATGAGCATGATAACTAATAAattccgaagaaaaaaaaaaaaagaccacgtTAACTAATAAAttccgagagagattttaaaaaaggAGCATGTTAACTGATTATTTATAAGGCGAGAATTTTAAAAAGGCGCATGTTAACTAATAAATTCCGAGGGAGAATTTCAAAAAGGAGTATGTTAACTAATATATTCTGagggagaatttaaaaaaaaggagcaTGTTAACTTATTATTTCTGAGGGAGAATTTCAAAAAGGAGCATGTTAACTAATAAATTCTGAGGGAGAATTTAAAAAAGGAGCATATTAACTAATAAATTCTGAGGGAGAATTTAAAAAAGGAGCATGCTAACTTATTATTTCTGAGGGAGAATTTCAAAAAAGGAGCATGTTAACTAATAAATTCTGAGGGAGAATTTAAAAAAGGAGCATGTTAACTAATAAATTCTGAGGGAGAATTTAGAAAAGGAGCATGTTAACTTATTATTTCTGAGggagaatagaaaaaaaggagCATGTTAACTAATAAATTCTAAGGGAGAATTGAAAAAAGGAGCATATTAACTTATTATTTCTGAGGGAGAATTGAAAAAAGGAGCATATTGACTAATAAGTTCTGAGGGAGAATTCAAATAAGGAGCATGTTAACTAATAAATTCTGGGGAAGAGAAATTACAAAAAAGTTCTTTCTTCCGGTATTTTTCCAACACGGATAAcggtaaaaaaaatccttaaattaTGAAGCTTCATAAGGCCAATAATAAATTTTGGTGTCACTGAGTGAAAGCAAAGGTCGCTGAGAAATGATATTTCCATTAAGATTTTCCAACGCCAACCTCACCTTCCTTAGTCTCCGTCTCTCCCTCATTGTGGCCGCTTTCCGCCGATCGACGGTCACGCTTTTCCTCTTGCAAGCTTTACACGCCCAGAGTAAGCAAGTGCGCGCATGCGCGTGCCCTGCCGCGTGCGTCTGCGGCGCCAGGACGTGAGGGACGTGCGTCTCGTCGTCGTCCAGATATTCGTCTTCGGATTTGATGCTGAATTTGTCGCTGTGGTGGGAATGGCTGTGGTCGTGCCCGTGTTGGTCCCCTCCCATGAGGAAGGGCGCCGCCAGATCCGCCGACGACGGCCTGACGTCGTGGGGAGGCGAGTAGTGGGCGTGGGCGTGTCTGTGGGCATGTCCCGGATAGCTCGGGGACACGGAGTGAGGTCTTCCGTCGGGAGAGAGGCTGTCAGAGTATCGCGTCTCGTACCGGCACGACCGTAGCTCCGGCATCATGGTGCGGCGACAGCGACAGGAGCGTCGCTTCGGTTGCGATGTGTCTGCAGCGACTTCTTCGCCGCCTGCTACTGCCGATGTTGTTTACTCCTGCTGATGCCGCCCTCGACGACTTACACAGCCGCTCAAGTAGTCAGATGTTTATGTCGAATGTCAATCTTCAGTATAATGTAATGTAAAATCCCTTAGAAATTGCACAAGCCCTTCAAACAAACTATTTTATCAACCCAACTGTCGAGGTTTCTTTCAGTTCAGCGTCACCGCCATCGAAGCGGTCACAGAATTTTGAAGTTCCCAACGATTCACAGCCACAACGCGCCTCATCTTCCCTCGCCTATAATGTCTCTCGTTTTCTGTCGCCTATGGCATCACCTGCACAGCTGGACCGGCTTAATTCTGACTGGACCACGTCCCTGCGGCACACCATTGTTCCACAAGTTCGGCAGGAAGTCAACACGATTTTCAAAGCTATACAAAAACTCGACAGGACGCGCCAAATAACACACGGGAATCATTAGATGCCCATCCTAACCGTTATGCGAGATCGAAGCGTAATCCCCCgaatcacaaaatgatgcattagACTGCACGAATCCTTTCCGAAAGGTATGCCCCCCAAACCCCGGGGTGCCAAGAACGAGAAGAGTCAATGCACGAGAGCGTGGAGTCTGTGCGAGCGCGCCTCCGTGGTCAAAGGCCGAGAGCTACCGAAGTCACGCGGGCAACCCCCAGCGCCTTCTAAACCACCACCAACACTGAACACCCTCGGGTCAGTTGTCACCACCGTAAGTGCCAAGCCAACAACATCACCAGGCTGCCTAAGACCACCGGGAAATAACTGCAAGAGACTTATTTAAGTCTCTTGAGGAATCCCAGCCATACACTAGATAACGACGATCATTACGGCAATCAGGGGATCCTTCGGAGtggaataaaacaattaaaacatacCAGTCGAAAGAAACCCTCATTACAAACACAGTTAGCAAACTGGCATCCTCGGTGCCAGACCAATGGGATGAGCAGGGACCTGGCAGGCTGTACCCAATAGCCAATAAGGGCACCTAGGCACTAACCAATTGTTGTGGGCATTTTTGTTAGGGGCGGAGACTGACTTCCTCCAAATAAACTATATGAATAGAATTACccgaattaaaagaaaaaaaaaggggcgggtggctgggggtggggatggggttgCAAGAAAGaattctgataaaaaattttataaatcgACACCATTTCCGTGTGTCTCAAAAAACCAATACTGAAAGGAGTTCATCTGCTTGGGAGAGAATGATGCTACAGTCATACTAAcaccaatataaaaatatatacacaagcatatatgatatatatatatatata from Macrobrachium nipponense isolate FS-2020 chromosome 28, ASM1510439v2, whole genome shotgun sequence carries:
- the LOC135201833 gene encoding transcription factor SUM-1-like encodes the protein MMPELRSCRYETRYSDSLSPDGRPHSVSPSYPGHAHRHAHAHYSPPHDVRPSSADLAAPFLMGGDQHGHDHSHSHHSDKFSIKSEDEYLDDDETHVPHVLAPQTHAAGHAHARTCLLWACKACKRKSVTVDRRKAATMRERRRLRKVNEAFELLKRRTCSNPNQRMPKVEILRNAIEYIESLEDLLHGTPSPGGGDPDHPAEAQCPTSHYLGSGGSNYYQERASHYGDSNTGYTPLGSHEQQGGGNPASTSSLDCLSLIVESISPSTTGILNSVSDKDHLSQPPSQKTHI